One Oryza sativa Japonica Group chromosome 8, ASM3414082v1 DNA window includes the following coding sequences:
- the LOC4346219 gene encoding dehydration-responsive element-binding protein 1J, which produces MEKNTTAMGQLMSSSATTAATATGPASPKRPAGRTKFQETRHPVFRGVRRRGRAGRWVCEVRVPGSRGDRLWVGTFDTAEEAARAHDAAMLALCGASASLNFADSAWLLHVPRAPVASGHDQLPDVQRAASEAVAEFQRRGSTAATATATSGDAASTAPPSSSPVLSPNDDNASSASTPAVAAALDHGDMFGGMRTDLYFASLAQGLLIEPPPPPTTAEGFCDDEGCGGAEMELWS; this is translated from the coding sequence ATGGAGAAGAACACCACCGCCATGGGGCAATTGATGAGCTCctccgcgacgacggcggcgacggcgacggggccgGCGTCGCCGAAGCGGCCGGCGGGGCGGACCAAGTTCCAGGAGACGAGGCACCCGGTGTTCcgcggggtgcggcggcgcgggcgcgcgggGCGGTGGGTGTGCGAGGTGCGCGTCCCGGGCAGCCGCGGCGACCGCCTGTGGGTCGGCACGTTCGAcaccgccgaggaggccgcgcgcgcgcacgacgCCGCCATGCTCGCCCTGTGCGGGGCCTCCGCCAGCCTCAACTTCGCCGACTCCGCCTGGCTGCTCCACGTCCCCCGCGCCCCCGTCGCCTCCGGCCATGACCAGCTGCCCGACGTGCAGCGCGCCGCCAGCGAGGCCGTCGCCGAGTTCCAGCGCCGGGGAAGTACtgccgccactgccaccgccacctccggcGACGCCGCATCCACCGctcctccgtcgtcgtcgcccgttCTGTCACCCAACGACGACAATGCCTCGTCGGCGTCCACtcctgcggtggcggcggcgttggacCACGGCGACATGTTCGGTGGCATGCGCACCGATCTGTACTTCGCGAGCTTGGCGCAGGGTCTGCTcatcgagccgccgccgccgccgaccaccgctgAGGGTTTCTGCGACGACGAAGGATGCGGCGGCGCTGAAATGGAGCTGTGGAGCTAG